One region of Ursus arctos isolate Adak ecotype North America unplaced genomic scaffold, UrsArc2.0 scaffold_33, whole genome shotgun sequence genomic DNA includes:
- the LOC113249477 gene encoding olfactory receptor 4K13-like: MEKQNHSMVSEFILLGLTELRELQICFFLFFSVIYIAIVLGNLLIIFIVKLDPHLHSPMYFLLANLSFIDMTLASFATPKMICDLISEYKAISYEGCMAQMFFLHLLGGSEMMLLVVMAIDRFIAICKPLHYKAIMSHRVCIGLALLSWTTGFVHTMSQMVFTVTLPFCGPNVVDSFFCDLPQVIRLACTDTYILELLVIAFSGLLSLFCFIFLFISYSIILITVRHRSSHGSSKALSTLSTHITVVVLFFGPCIFIYIWPFNRVSIDKILSVFYTIFTPLLNPIIYTFRNKDMRKAIRKIKTKQVSSRSTF; the protein is encoded by the coding sequence atggagaaacaaaatcaCTCCATGGTGTCTGAGTTTATTTTGCTGGGCCTCACAGAGCTTCGTGAGTTACagatttgctttttcttgtttttttctgttatctaCATAGCCATTGTATTAGGTAACCTCCTTATTATCTTTATAGTAAAATTGGACCCTCACTTACACTCTCCCATGTACTTCTTACTGGCCAACCTCTCCTTTATTGATATGACCCTGGCCTCCTTTGCTACTCCTAAAATGATCTGTGACCTAATTAGTGAATATAAGGCTATCTCTTATGAAGGGTGCATGGCCCAGATGTTCTTTCTTCACCTTTTAGGTGGAAGTGAGATGATGTTGCTTGTAGTCATGGCAATTGATAGATTCATTGCCATATGCAAACCCCTCCATTACAAAGCTATCATGAGCCATCGTGTTTGCATAGGACTTGCACTTCTGTCGTGGACCACTGGTTTTGTGCACACAATGAGCCAAATGGTGTTCACAGTAACTTTACCATTCTGTGGCCCCAATGTTGTGGATAGCTTTTTTTGTGATCTGCCTCAGGTCATCAGACTTGCTTGTACTGACACTTACATCTTGGAACTATTAGTCATTGCATTCAGTGGACtactttctttgttctgtttcatcTTTCTGTTCATCTCCTATAGCATCATTCTGATTACTGTCCGGCATCGCTCTTCCCATGGGTCTTCCAAGGCTTTGTCCACTCTTTCAACCCACATTACAGTGGTGGTACTGTTCTTTGGACCTTGCATCTTTATCTATATATGGCCATTCAACAGGGTATCCATAGATAAGATCCTCTCTGTGTTTTACACAATTTTCACTCCCCTTTTAAATCCAATCATCTACACATTCAGAAACAAAGACATGAggaaagcaataagaaaaataaagaccaagCAAGTGAGTTCCAGATCAACcttttaa